The following DNA comes from Bacteroidales bacterium.
TCAAACTTTACAGCTGAAGCACCTGATTTTTCCAGCGTTCTACCAATCATGGCATTGTAGCCAAACTCAGATAACACTTCCCAATGCATCCGGGTATCAAATTCCTTTTTGAAAGCCGGAATGAATTTCTTTGCAGCATCACGATAATCATTTTCAATATCTGCCTTACCATGATAGTCGGCTGGAAAAAATCGATAGTAAAAAGCTTCTTCTTGATTCATTCCGGTTGAATCCGAATGATCTTTCCAGTATTCAGTAAATTGATGTTGTAAATCAGAAATGCGAACCGGTACTTGGTTTTGATTGATTATTTTCTGCAAAGATGCCCTGAATGTAAAACGGTAGTTTCTTGCTTCTACAAAACCAGCCTGATGTGCAGCATCCTGCACACTATTGGTGAAGGCTAATATTTTACGGTATTTTTCCGGCCTTGGGTCAAGGTCGGATGCCAATACCTGACTAACTGTTATGGATGATAAAGTGGCAACCCTTGTACCAATAATACCCATTGCATTTTCGGTATTACATTCCGGGCAAATATGCCTTGATTTTGTTTCCTTTAACTTTCGTACTGCATGTATTTTGATGGTATGTTCACTTTCTCTTTCATGCAAGCTCATATCAGCTACATGCATCCGGTCATTTATTTGGTTGTTGGGTTCATACTCTTCAATATGCTTGTGGTTAGGCGTATTGATGAAATAAATGTTTTTGTGATTGCTAAAAAAGTATTCATATACCTGATTGGGGTCGTGGAAGAAATGATTTTTGTTATCATCTTTTACGCCTAACCAGCCACTTGCTCCGCACTCTCTACAGTAATAGGATGGTAATGCTTTAGGGTCGTACTTATCACCTACTTTATCCTTCCAGGTGAATTTTGGCTGCTCATTTATTTCTCTTAAAACACCACTCAGTTCTCTTATCCAAATTTGAATTTGCAAATAAAGGAATGGGAATTTTTTAGCACCTCCAATCCTTGCTTCACTAATTAACGCCAATAAAGAATTGATTACTTCTTCTCTTGGACTTAATTCATTGACGGCATCCCACTCTGCCAATCTTTTGAAATCAGGATTAATGTCTGCCAATTTTTTAATCAGTACATCCAGTTTTACAATGTTGCTACTTGTTAATGAAATTAAGTCTTTCATCAACTTCAGTTTCTTTAGTTCTTCGCCTAACTGAACTTCATCTAAACTATCAGGCATTTGCCACAGGCGTTTCTGCCGGGCTATATAATTGGCGTATGTTTCATTTTCTTTTAAGCGACTTTCCAGCAGACCAATCTGACGTGGTATGTATTTTTCCAAACTATCATCTGGCAAATCAAAAAAAACATTTACCAAAACCCTGTTTTCAGTGATGATGGCTTCTTTATCAAAAGCTTCGCCAAATACCTTTTCGGCATATTCAGTTAGAAGTTGAATAGAATCTACACCTGAGCCAATGGTAGCAGAGGTTCCTACAGCGCAAATCTGACCTTTGGCAATGCCTAGTTTTAATTTTAACCTTCGGATAAGATTGGCTACATCCGTGCCTTGAGCTCCATCATAGGTATGCAATTCATCCAACACTAAGAATTGGAGTAAAGAGGGATCTTCTAAATTATAGTTCCAGAGGTTGTGGTAATTGTTGCGCATTAAAGCATAGTCCAACATCTTGAAGTTGGTCAATAATATATCAGGCGGGTTTTCAATAATGGTATCCCTATTTTCGATGATGTGGTTTTCACCCATTTCTTTCGGGAACTTTTTCTTGTCTTTACCTTCACCTATAAACAAGCCTGCAGTAATTTTCCCGTTTAATCTTTCATCACTCCAAATGGTTTCTGCCAAACGCTTGGCCTGGTCTGTTGCCAAAGCATTCATCGGGTAAAGAATAATTACCTTAATCCCTTTTCTATCTAAATTATTAAAGCAGTGGTCTAATATGGGGTATAAAAAGCATTCTGTTTTGCCAGAGGATGTGCCAGTTGTAACCAAAGTAGATTGGGGCTTATGATTATCCTGTGTAGTTAAGCGTTTGAAAGCTTTAAATTGATGGTCGTATGGAGGAAAACCCGGGGCAATTTGCAAAGGAATTATTTCATCATCGGTTGCTTTTACAAATGGCAATTTCAGTGAAACATAAGGCCCTTTAAAAATACCATCTTCCGCATCGGTTACAAATTTGTAAAATGCCTCATGTACGGTCTTATCTTTAAAGCTAAAAGTGGCTTTAAGATATTCCAGTATGGAATATTGTACTTCGTAGGCTTGTTGTAATGGCAGCATTATCTTATTTCCTCTTTAAATTGTTTTGTAAATTTTTGACTCACATTCTTACATCTTTTAATAAACTGTTTTGTTTCAATGGAAACTGAACTTGCTAAATCAATATGCTCGTAGGTAACAATTAAAGTACCACGTGTTGCTCTACTGGTTGCCACATTGAAAAGGTTTTGGTTCAAATCAAAAGCAGTATTTTTAAGGGGTAAATACAGAATAGTCAAATCTGTGGTTAAACCTTGAATTTTATGAACAGTATTTATCGTTATGTATTTATAGTCATTTGAAAGTTTGCTGTACTGAGCATATAACTCTGATTCCACAATTACATAAGGTGAGAGTAATGCGATTTCTATTTTAGGATTTCTCTCTAATATTTCCCTTGATATTTTACAAATAAAATTGTAAATATCCTTTTCTGAAAAACCGATTCTAGCAGAAGTTAACATAGCAAGGGATACACCGCCATTGTTATGAAATAGGTCATTGTATTTTGAATTAAAATCAGTTATCCCTTCCTTGTCTGAGATACTTTTTAAACTGTTATTATAATACAAACCTGTTAAAGAAGCTGCATCAGAAGTCAATCTTCGGGTCTTAGTTAAACGATATGAAATTTCATTATTATTAAAAGCAAAGGTTTGTAGCCCATTGACTACTCCTTCAATATTAGAGAAAATCTGTTTTGCTTCTTCAATTTTTAAAACAACTGGTGATAACTGTTTATGGTCACCGATGATTAATATTGTTTCAGCAATGGAACTAAACATTGCTATTGTGGCCAAATATGCTTGTGAGGCCTCCTCAATAATCATTAAATCAAATCGCTGAGAGTTCTCAATAAGTTCCGCTTGTTTTTGGGCTAACTTGTAGTAAGTAGACAAGAGTAAATCACCATATTTTGGCGAAAACGATTCAATCTTTTTTAGTTTCGGAATATCTTTCAATTCATCCCCAGTCAAGTTAGTTTTATAAACTTTGCCGTTACTTAATGCTTTACCTAACCCATCTTGGGAAGCAATTCCCATTAGAGCCTTATTTGTTAATGCAGTTACACATATGGATTTTCCTTGTTTTAAATAATGGACACAAAGCTCCGCTGCTAAATATGATTTTCCTGTTCCTGGAGGTCCTTGTATTATTGTTGTTTTTTGCTTCTCAATAAGTTGTATAACATCATTTTTTATATTGTTCTCATTATTCAGGTTGACAGGATTCCAATTTTCTTCAGAGACATTTAATTCTAAATTTAAAATGGTATCGTTTTCATTCTCTGAAACAAATTCTTTCAATTTAATTAAATACTCAACCGGTGGATCTGTTTCAGCAACAACGATTAGCGGATGAATTTTTTTATCCAAATACCTTTCCTTGATAGTTGATAAAACCTCTAAATCAAAGCCAGAAACTAAAATATAGGATTTCCCTACTTCTGTTTTCCAATATGTAACTGTGTATATCTCAGCTTTTACGCCTGAATAGAACTTAGGCTGGGTTGATTCTCGAAAGGTTTTATATGAGAATTTCCATGTTAATGGATTTTCAGGAGCCTCAGTTCCGACCAAACCAAGAAAATAGGGTTGTTTCATTCTTGGCACTTCTCCTTCATTGAAACGCAGTACTACATTACCATGATTTTCCTGCACGCCCCATATCCTGCCAATAAACAAACGTTTTTCTTGTATGAGAATGTTCATAGCACAATCAGCATACTCACGCCACTTGTCTTCTTGAGCTTTGATTTGCTGCTCATAAAATTCGATATGTTTATCCTGAGGCATCTTCATTAGTAGGGCGAATTTTCAGAAGTGTTTACATTGTTATAATCCGGATTCTCTTCATTTCTCTTAATGCCACCTTCAAAAATTGATTGGTAAGTTTCTGTTTCCTTCATTTTTAAGATGAGCCAGATTTTATCTCTTGCAAATTCCCCTCTTAAAATTTGATCAGTTGTTACACTTGATGAATCGGCCTCTACTCTAAAAACCTGGTATTTAGTGTCACTTACTTTTAGAACATCTGTCTTGTCGAGGAATAAATTATGGTTACTCTCTTTTCTTCCTGTTTTGACAAATAGATGTATTTCTGGGTTATCAAGCCTATCCCAAGCCTGGGCGGTTAGATACAATATCCCTCCAATTGCGGATCTGCACATAATAGTAAGCGGCTTTTCCGAGTCGCCTTTAAAAACTGGTTCAACCTGAGCAAAACCATGGGAGTTAAATAGGTTAGAATCTGCTTTTGAAACATTATACCCTGCATAGTTTAAGACTACCAGTGCAGAAACACAGGCAGCCAGATTAATGTCTTGGTAATATGACTCAGGAATTTCATTGCCGAATAATTTTTTCCAAATAGCTGATTCCTCTTCAGTAAACTGAATTTTTTTCTCTGCCTGTTTATTTCTTTCAAGCAGATTTTGTTTGTTTAATTTCAAAGAATTGAGTACCGACTCTGCCATAATACCTTTAAGATGGATTAACAAACCCTCCTTTTCAGGTTCAACTACATAATAAACCTTCTCAATGCATTCAGCATATTTTTCTTTAACGGAATCAATTAAAAGGTCATTGTATTTAATAAGATACGGTAGAAGCGCACCTTTGTAGATTTGAATATTATACTGGCTTTTCAAATCCCATTCCAAGTAATACTCTTCTTCAAATGAATTTGAATTTGCCTTTAAATTCTCAATATCTGGCAATTTTACAACAGGTTTCTCTATCACTTTCCAGGCATCACGATATGCTTTTGGAAGCACATCATCGGTAATTTTTTTCGACGAAACCAAATTTGAGTAGATGCTACGTTTGTAGGCCCCCCATCCATCATGGAGATAGTGTAATTCATCCCTTTCCAGTATAGCTTGCAATGAGTATGAATTTTCCTGACTTATTCGTACGCATGGAAACAACAGTTTATCTATGGTCACCTTTCTGTTTAGCAGCTTTTGATATAGAGGTTGTAATACCTCTTTTTTAATAGTAAATTGATTCGATGCATGCTCTTTTGAAAGCCATGTTAAGGAATTAATTAATAATGAGTCTGTGTTGATCTTTTCTCTATTAACATTCATAGCCTCTAATTGACCTTCTTTAATGGCTTTCCTTAATAGAACAACAGGACTTTCATCATCATTTACCCCTAATAGTTTAACAAAGGCATTTTTACTATCAGTATCAGAGCTATTAAGCCATTCACTTAACCACATTGGCAGCTTTTCAGAATCGATCGCATAGTCATTTGAAGAAACAAGGGCGCTAGGTGTTAATGACAGTAAAACTCCTTGTGCCACAAAATCAGTATAACGGTTCTCCTTTACACAGAAACCCAAAAAAAGATGTAGCTCCCTTTTGTAGCTTCCTTGATTTACTTCTGAATTTAGCGAAAAGAATACTTTATCTTTTAAAACCGCTTCATTGGGGTAAATTGATTGGAGGTAAGACAAAAAGAAGGTTTGTGCCGCATTGTACGCCTCGAGTTTTAACTCACTTAATTCTTTGTAAATTCTTTTTGTACCTCGGCTTTTAGCTTTAAATATTTTTTTTAAATTCTCACTATCTCTGAAATCCAAAAAGAGATCTACAATTTCCGAAACTGGATATGTTTTGCCCTTGTATGCTGGAAGTATATCACTGAGCTCAATGGTTTGAAATTGATAGACAAATTTATCATTGGCATCAAACATCCTCACATCGGCAGATACCGCCTTTTCAAGAAGTTTTACACCATCTAAACTGACCTTCTCCCTAAATGAATCTAGTTTTATCGCATCATCAATTATTTGACTGGATGCCAATTTTAGTATTCTATACACTGCGTCATCAGCAGTATAACACTTTGAACTGTCAATATTCAATTCGGGTAGCAAATCCAGATACTTTAAGGACAAGGCCGAATCTTTTGCATCTTGTATAAATCTTGCAAAATCCGTTGTTGCAAGACCTTTTTCTATTAAATAAATCAACAATGGAATTCCTTCAAGCAGACCGAGTTTGTTTCTCTCTTTAGTGAAAAGTTCTTTGGGAAACAAACTTAGTTTAGTATTAAGTGATGATCCTTCAATAAAACTAATGAGCGCTTCATCGTTTGTGTAGTAAGCTAATGTTCCGCTTATCTTGCCCATCGAGAACTTTTCATCAACCTTGGTAAATGAAAGATGCTTCAATAATTCCTTCTCAACATTATCTTGTGCCCAATCTAAGAAGTTGTTTACAGCAATTACATCGAATGAGTTTTGTTTAGGTGTAATTGCTGTCAAATTCAGGTCCTTTCCACCTAAAGCAAAAGGAGTTTTAATTTGTAAGACTGCATAATGTGGCAGCCTTTCTTCAGAAATGGTTTCTATAACCGACTTTACTGATGAATACTTCTGGGCGTCTGTTATTTTGGTAAAACTTTCCGGCCAATAAATAGAAGATGAAATTGCAAATGTGGCGGTCGATTCTACAAAGACCCAAGGTATTGCTGAAAAATCAATTTTAGCATCCTCCGGTTTATCCTTGTTTAACTTTAAAATGTATGTGTAAAATTCTTCTAAGTTACCCAAGTTGATATTAGCAATTATTTCATTGAAGTTTCCGGCATTGCAAAATATTTTTTCTAATAAGTCTTTCTCTAATAATAGCTCTTTTTGGAATTCAGTAGAAATTGCTAGCTCTTCTGCTTCAAGTATTACAAAGGCTAATAACCATTTAGGTAATTTTTCTATTTCCTTATTGGATATCAAATTATTTAGAGAACGTGCTTTTCTTGTTTGTGACTGAAACAATTTCAAACTACCAGCATAATCGGATGGGCCAATCTGATAAAGGCCTTTGAAGAAATTTAGAATTCTATTTTTTTCATCAGGTTGGAGTACACTTAAATCCCTTTCCAAAGTTATATGATTATAAAGCTTTGTGTCAGACTGTAAATGGGATTCTTTTGATAACAATACCTGTTTGATGTGTTTAACAGATTCATCATCCAATGAAAATTCAGAAAGTGTAAATCCAAGCTTTTGAAGTATATCCTCTATTTCAATTGTTTTGGCTGTTTTGGAAACAAAGTCCTTCATGCCAATGGCATCACTTAAGGATACTATTGATTCACCCTTCCGTATGATTGGCAATTGAAGCAACCATTCTTCTTTTAGATTATTTAAGTGATAAAATTGGTCAAGCCATTCAAGAAATTTATTGTAACCATCAGTATCAAGGGATGACAAAGCTTTTGATAAAGAAATGTGCTTGTCTTTGCCTTGAAGATGCAATGTAAGTTTGTCAGCAGTATATTTTTCAATGTTAAGGTAATCTTTATTCAAAATATGATTACTGATTTCTTTTGCAGGAAGTACCCTTTCAGTTTCAGAGACAATTTTGAATATTTCCGGATTTAATATTTTCGAAAAATTGGTTTCATCTATAATAATTTCATTAGTACTTTGAACATTACCGTTTAAGTCTATAATAAAAGCTAGATGGTTTATTGAATCCAGAAAGCCACGATTAAATGACTTGTTAATTTCACTAAGCTCATCATCGTCTTCATTTAACAAAGAATCTGGTAAAAGTTGGAGATAAGACTTAACATATTTGCGTTCTACTACTCCATCAACCGATTCCTGTACATTACATAATGAAACAAGACTCCTGATACAATTCTTGCCAATGTGATACATCAAGTACTGATTCCATTTATTCTCTTTCAAAATGAATTCACGTGATGTGTTCGTAATAAAATCAGCATTGACAAGAAAAGGAAAGCCAAATCTCTGATCGGATGTTGGTAGATAGTTGTAAAGAATAGAATGACTTTTATCTAATTTAATTACTTCTCCATCTTTTATCTGTGAAGCAAAGGTCATTCTAGTGCTGCTAAGTAAACCTAACTTCTCTGGAATACTTTTAATCTCTCCAAATTCATCTTTAAACTTAAAAACCCCCTCTTTCTCCTCGAACTTCTTCATGTTAAATCCAGCTTTGGAAAATTCTTCATTGTTGATTTCAACATCAAAATGGAGTTTTGAGAATGTAGCAACGTGATTGTCATTATGAACAATATCGATTAAACTATTATCTTCCTTTAATTCAATTGACTGCTGCTTTTGCAATTGACTTGAATCCAATTTAAAATAATCGAACTTCTTGGTATTTCTGAGAAAAAGGATAAACTTAGGCTTGCTTAAAATACTTTCTATCATAAAAGCATAGTTCTTTGCTTTTATCACATTCTCAACAATTTGAAGTGCTATATTAACTTCAGCGTGCTTAATAAATTCAGAGTTAGCCAATTCATCAGGAAACTCACTTCTGCTGACCCAGATTGGCTTTATCTGCCAGGGAATATTGTCAATGTTTTCATATTTTT
Coding sequences within:
- a CDS encoding ATP-binding protein, which codes for MKMPQDKHIEFYEQQIKAQEDKWREYADCAMNILIQEKRLFIGRIWGVQENHGNVVLRFNEGEVPRMKQPYFLGLVGTEAPENPLTWKFSYKTFRESTQPKFYSGVKAEIYTVTYWKTEVGKSYILVSGFDLEVLSTIKERYLDKKIHPLIVVAETDPPVEYLIKLKEFVSENENDTILNLELNVSEENWNPVNLNNENNIKNDVIQLIEKQKTTIIQGPPGTGKSYLAAELCVHYLKQGKSICVTALTNKALMGIASQDGLGKALSNGKVYKTNLTGDELKDIPKLKKIESFSPKYGDLLLSTYYKLAQKQAELIENSQRFDLMIIEEASQAYLATIAMFSSIAETILIIGDHKQLSPVVLKIEEAKQIFSNIEGVVNGLQTFAFNNNEISYRLTKTRRLTSDAASLTGLYYNNSLKSISDKEGITDFNSKYNDLFHNNGGVSLAMLTSARIGFSEKDIYNFICKISREILERNPKIEIALLSPYVIVESELYAQYSKLSNDYKYITINTVHKIQGLTTDLTILYLPLKNTAFDLNQNLFNVATSRATRGTLIVTYEHIDLASSVSIETKQFIKRCKNVSQKFTKQFKEEIR
- a CDS encoding DEAD/DEAH box helicase; its protein translation is MLPLQQAYEVQYSILEYLKATFSFKDKTVHEAFYKFVTDAEDGIFKGPYVSLKLPFVKATDDEIIPLQIAPGFPPYDHQFKAFKRLTTQDNHKPQSTLVTTGTSSGKTECFLYPILDHCFNNLDRKGIKVIILYPMNALATDQAKRLAETIWSDERLNGKITAGLFIGEGKDKKKFPKEMGENHIIENRDTIIENPPDILLTNFKMLDYALMRNNYHNLWNYNLEDPSLLQFLVLDELHTYDGAQGTDVANLIRRLKLKLGIAKGQICAVGTSATIGSGVDSIQLLTEYAEKVFGEAFDKEAIITENRVLVNVFFDLPDDSLEKYIPRQIGLLESRLKENETYANYIARQKRLWQMPDSLDEVQLGEELKKLKLMKDLISLTSSNIVKLDVLIKKLADINPDFKRLAEWDAVNELSPREEVINSLLALISEARIGGAKKFPFLYLQIQIWIRELSGVLREINEQPKFTWKDKVGDKYDPKALPSYYCRECGASGWLGVKDDNKNHFFHDPNQVYEYFFSNHKNIYFINTPNHKHIEEYEPNNQINDRMHVADMSLHERESEHTIKIHAVRKLKETKSRHICPECNTENAMGIIGTRVATLSSITVSQVLASDLDPRPEKYRKILAFTNSVQDAAHQAGFVEARNYRFTFRASLQKIINQNQVPVRISDLQHQFTEYWKDHSDSTGMNQEEAFYYRFFPADYHGKADIENDYRDAAKKFIPAFKKEFDTRMHWEVLSEFGYNAMIGRTLEKSGASAVKFDEEKIRAIFPAMQEWLKQNNLAMIGEKDLLPFVNGILHRVRTRGGIDHEYLSKFRNASLKLWDLNWMIDNRHFFNKMFHPRARFPRLLTTKAHGQGLLDSTFTNTNNWYRSYYLKSFPLASGYHELVNDFYKKLIDTFTTIGLMNKLGNEEIENYAIEPSIILVENKVANHVCDTCGSKLFVAASDAISIHTKCLDYACTGTYSQIQKSKPNYYQLVYNRNLSPRIYAKEHTGILDRKIREELEKDFKVDKPVQSVPLIPE